A window of the Trueperaceae bacterium genome harbors these coding sequences:
- a CDS encoding ATP-binding cassette domain-containing protein has product MSPDAAIVVQGLTKSFRKVEVLEGIDLTVERGKMLALLGPNGAGKTTIVRILSTLLKPDSGTASVNGFDVVKDAGKVRSTIGLTGQYAAVDELLSGRRNLEMMGRLYHLSIRDSRRRAEELLSQFDLADAAERPVKTYSGGMRRRLDLAASLVAVPPVVFLDEPTTGLDPRSRLAMWEVIGRLMEFGVTILLTTQYLEEADRLADRIAVLDRGKIIAEGTGDQLKAQFGSERVEMVVAADSDFELAHRIICAQGGEVSASTEERRVSVATDGSVRAVKRILDPLYDAGIELDRLSVHKPTLDDVFLHLTGRQASSQNPQQDRTHAAAE; this is encoded by the coding sequence ATGAGTCCGGACGCGGCGATCGTAGTTCAGGGGCTGACGAAGTCGTTCCGCAAGGTCGAGGTGCTCGAAGGGATCGATCTGACCGTCGAACGCGGTAAGATGCTGGCCCTGTTGGGTCCGAACGGCGCCGGTAAGACGACGATCGTGAGGATCCTCTCGACCCTGCTGAAGCCCGACTCCGGAACGGCGAGCGTCAACGGCTTCGACGTCGTCAAGGACGCAGGGAAGGTACGGAGCACCATCGGTCTCACCGGTCAGTACGCCGCCGTCGACGAACTCCTCTCCGGCCGACGCAACCTCGAGATGATGGGACGGCTCTACCACCTGAGCATCCGGGACAGCAGGCGCCGCGCTGAAGAGCTCCTCTCGCAGTTCGACCTCGCAGATGCTGCCGAAAGGCCCGTCAAGACCTACTCCGGTGGCATGAGACGACGACTGGACCTGGCGGCTAGCCTGGTCGCCGTGCCCCCCGTCGTGTTCCTCGACGAACCCACGACCGGTCTGGACCCGCGGAGCCGGCTCGCCATGTGGGAGGTGATCGGAAGGCTGATGGAGTTCGGCGTCACGATCCTCCTCACGACCCAATACCTGGAGGAGGCGGACAGGCTCGCCGATCGGATAGCGGTCCTCGACCGCGGGAAGATAATCGCCGAGGGCACCGGCGACCAGCTGAAGGCCCAGTTCGGTTCGGAGCGGGTAGAGATGGTCGTCGCCGCCGACAGCGACTTCGAACTGGCACACCGCATCATCTGCGCACAGGGGGGCGAAGTCTCGGCCTCGACGGAGGAACGTCGCGTGAGCGTGGCTACCGACGGCAGCGTCCGAGCGGTGAAGCGGATCCTCGATCCCCTTTACGATGCCGGCATCGAGCTCGATCGCCTGTCGGTCCACAAACCGACTCTCGATGATGTGTTCCTCCACCTGACAGGCCGGCAGGCGAGCAGTCAGAACCCGCAACAGGACAGGACTCATGCTGCAGCGGAGTGA